In Meiothermus ruber DSM 1279, the following proteins share a genomic window:
- a CDS encoding S-layer homology domain-containing protein, which translates to MPLREKRWLLAKTAVSVWSASLGLALAQQAPFKDVPPTLEDIRFLYQKGIVQGYPDGTFRGREYMTRYQVAAMLYRTYLAFADDVARRVREALNQDAQARLEEALAAIEDLREGLRIVQEAMGDYPEVKANLEETRKNVEGLAEELAQVSSQMVTREEIGEIIGSVGALENLIKRGEDGLRALTARVNALEQVVRDLEQRSQAAQGELNKKVFDLGGRVDALEKQGKSRPKLTVGGSVGLSNGEPDGEVFVRGEANGVRLDGRLTSDGVQVRAEQGGLTLEHRAQGGLSESRAGYRLFEGVALGLELGYGDSAFGVVRIVHEPDGGLIPGVVAEAGVGAGFHEGNLSRNLLFVRAGYRFGAVTPSVGYYRYQGEEPYSLLEGRLDWGADFGSLGGYYRLVAFPGSGNRGSEWGVRFTSSSNPFVELGVRGTEGLVAGEPGSFSFRYQNATASRTDFTVRVGYRLEF; encoded by the coding sequence ATGCCTTTGCGAGAAAAACGTTGGTTGTTGGCAAAAACCGCTGTTTCTGTTTGGAGTGCCAGTCTAGGGCTGGCCCTGGCGCAGCAGGCCCCCTTCAAGGATGTTCCTCCCACCCTGGAGGACATCCGTTTTCTTTACCAGAAGGGCATCGTGCAGGGCTACCCCGACGGCACGTTCAGGGGGAGGGAGTACATGACCCGCTACCAGGTTGCCGCCATGCTCTACCGCACGTACCTGGCCTTCGCCGACGACGTGGCGCGGCGGGTACGGGAGGCGCTGAACCAGGACGCCCAGGCCCGGCTGGAGGAGGCCCTGGCCGCCATCGAGGACTTGCGGGAGGGCCTGCGGATTGTGCAGGAGGCGATGGGGGACTACCCCGAGGTCAAGGCCAACCTGGAGGAGACCCGCAAGAACGTGGAGGGGCTGGCGGAGGAACTGGCTCAGGTGTCCAGCCAGATGGTGACCCGGGAGGAGATTGGCGAGATCATCGGCTCGGTAGGAGCTCTGGAGAACCTCATCAAGCGGGGCGAGGATGGGCTGCGGGCCCTGACCGCCCGGGTGAACGCCCTGGAGCAGGTGGTGCGCGACCTCGAGCAGCGCTCCCAGGCCGCCCAGGGGGAGTTGAACAAGAAAGTCTTCGACCTTGGCGGACGGGTGGACGCCCTGGAGAAGCAGGGGAAGAGCCGTCCGAAGCTCACCGTGGGGGGTTCGGTCGGACTCTCGAACGGCGAGCCGGACGGGGAGGTGTTCGTCCGGGGTGAGGCGAACGGCGTCCGGCTGGACGGTCGGCTGACCTCGGACGGGGTGCAGGTGCGGGCTGAACAGGGCGGCCTCACCCTCGAGCACCGCGCCCAGGGCGGGCTGTCGGAGAGCCGGGCCGGGTATCGGCTGTTCGAGGGGGTGGCCCTGGGGCTGGAGTTGGGGTACGGCGACTCGGCCTTCGGGGTGGTGCGGATCGTGCACGAGCCGGACGGGGGCCTGATCCCCGGCGTGGTGGCGGAGGCCGGGGTGGGGGCCGGGTTTCACGAGGGCAACCTCTCCCGCAACCTGCTGTTTGTCCGGGCGGGCTACCGCTTCGGGGCGGTGACCCCCAGCGTGGGCTACTACCGTTACCAGGGGGAGGAGCCCTACAGCCTGCTGGAAGGGCGGCTGGACTGGGGGGCCGACTTCGGCAGCCTCGGGGGGTACTACCGGCTGGTGGCCTTCCCCGGAAGCGGAAACAGGGGCAGCGAGTGGGGGGTGCGCTTCACCTCGAGCTCCAACCCCTTCGTGGAACTCGGGGTGCGGGGTACGGAAGGGCTGGTGGCCGGTGAGCCGGGCAGCTTCAGCTTCCGCTACCAGAACGCCACGGCCAGCCGGACGGACTTCACGGTGCGGGTGGGGTACAGGCTGGAGTTCTAG